CATGCACAGGGTGTCTAGAATAACCTGaggtttttatttcaataaatatgAAGAAATGGGAAATGGCCCCTTTCTCCACGTAGTACTGTGCCCATGCCCTTCCAAAATGGAAGGATGTAATGGTTTGGAAATGTTGAAGCAGATTTTGAAGGCTGCTGGGTACCTAGTAGGTAGTGGACACCAGGAGTGCATTCACTCACTCCCTTCAATGAGGTGGGCTGCTCTATCCTGCACAGTGTCTACTTTGTGCATGTTGCAGCTCCACTTCTTGGGACAAGgggacaatatttatcccttgtGGGGCTTATCACTGAGAAGCCATCTCTTCCCACTCTTTCAGGATGAAATCCCTGTACCCTTCCCTTTAGCAGGTGGGAACAGCTATCACCAATAAGCCTTTTGGGTCTTAACTGTCAGTGGTGTCCCTCATCAATTGGGCAGCATGTGCCCAAACAACCCACTATCCTCCATCTGTAAGATGCAGCTACCCAAGTTAAGCCAGAGAAATTTACACAACTGTTTTTTGACAAAAGAAGCTTCTTAGCCTGATCAGTAGGAACTAGATAACCTGCtttaacaaggtgtcaagctggatgaacacagcaggccaagcagcatcagggaagctgatgttttgggcctggacccttcagaaatggggaggggaatgggtccCTGACATaggaaggggtggggaggtggatgGATGAGGGATAAAGAAACAGATGGTGAGGAGACAGAGGTCTGAGGTGAGGATAGGGCCAAAAAGGCCAAATGAGTTGGGTAGGCTTgtccagggaggtggggatgggttTTGAGGTAGGGGTGGTGTGGGgaagtaggtgggaggaaggatggacaagctagggaggtggggaccagctgggctgtgATTGGGGGCAGGGAGATCTTTCAGCTTAAGTCctcactgataccattgggctgcagggttcccaagcagaatacaaggtgctgttcctgcaacctttgggtggcattggaggcccagaatggacatcaACTgtcccctcctgctcctctgaaggggaagtagtttgtgactgggaggtgcagctgccAGTCATGAGCCAAGCAtgggtgctccacaaagtggagTCAAGCCTCTGCTCGGCTTtcctgatgtagagaaggccacattaggaacagtggatacagtatacatcactgcagatgtgtaggtgaacatctgcttgatgtggaaggtcttgggccctgggatggggggggaggtgtagcactatCTGTGTGGCAGTTAAAGCCCTGGCTGGAGGGGCTAGTGGAATGGACAAGGAatcagtggtctctccagaaggcagctaAGGTTGGGGAGGTAAAAAATGTCTTGGCCAGATCGCAGATGGtcgaagtgccagaggatgatgcattggatccaggcATTGAGGCGGTACTGAAGGAtgagaggattctgttttggttgtgtgCGGGATAAGTTGCAAGACGCTGTTGTGTTTTTCTTCAACTGAAGGTAAGTTACACTTCATtggaaaatgaggacatctgggatgcccaggagtagaatgcctcccCTCAGggctggaggtgaaggaattggattaggagatggcactttccttccacaggaaggtgggtgaggtgtattctaggtagctgtaggagtcagtaggTTAGAAATATATCCAAGGATATATCGAAGATTGATAGATcaacttaaggttgaggtagaAGGTTCTAATGAATTAGaggaactgttcaagctctttgTGGGATGTAATAGAGGAAGATGTGGAGTTTATGGCCCATCTCGCTgtagaaggattgttccacatatcctaccaAGAAGCAGGCACAGCttgtacctatggccacccccttcctctgtaggagttgggaggaattgaaggagaagttgggggtgaggatgagtttgctAGGTGGACAAGGTTGTTGGTGAACAGGGACCAGTCAGGCCTGCAGGACGAGAGAAGCAGAGGGAATTAGGCCATCTCCATGGGGAatggatgaggttggaggctgtgggtgggaggtaaCCTCCAGTGAGGTTGTGGATGGACTAggagatggtttggtggtcagcggtggagtcatgatcaaggtGGGTAGGTGGTAGGAGGCATCGGCTGCTCTTCCACACAACTACATGTGGCACTCCAGCTCCTGGCATTTCCTTTAAACCCTGTTCAGTCACGAACTTCATCCAATTCTGATGGTGCTTAGAGTGGATATGTTCTTCTCTCTACAGACAAGAACAGGCCTGGTCAATTCACAGGTTTTTgtaaaggaattttaaaaaatagggtATTTGCCTGGTTACCAGGAGGAGGCGAGGGTTGTTTTTGATGATTCTTGAACTGGAGCCACTGGCTAACTGGACAATGGTTCTCCTCCAACTTGATGTATCTAATATTTATTGACTTCTCAATTTGAAGGTGAAACCAGTCATGTCTGGCACCAATTGTATGATGTTTAATGGATGTAACTTGTTTTCTCCCAGGTGTCGTACTTTGACCAGGATGATGTTGCTCTCCCCCATGTCTCCCggttcttcaaagatcagtcccaGGTGAAGCAGGAACgtgcagagaagctgctgaaattccagaatcagcgtggaggccaagtcttcctccaggatgtgaagttTGGAGTTgggtttttggggtggggggagttgggtGGTAGAGTGGCTGCTCCTCAGggatggcacagtgactcagtgtttACCATgcctgcctcagtgccagggatccaagtTGGTTCTTGGTTCTAGGCTCCAGTGAATGAGTGATGTTTACTTGCTCTTGCCATGTCCACATTGGCTTCACAGTTCAATGATGTGTGTGTTAGAAGGATTGCCATTTAAAATGCAGGGTGACAAGAATAAGGTGGGATTCTTCACGGAGAAGGGCCTTGTCGCAACAAACGTAGTGGCTGTACCTGCTGATCGGGGATGAATGAAATGATGCAGTGACCTTGGTTATTGTCACCATGAGTCAAatagcctgttcccatgctgcagAGATTGTGAAGCTTACCTGTCCTCTCTCCATCCgcagaagccagagagggatgagtggggtaacagcctgcaggcaatgcaggttgccctggatttggagaagaatgtgaaccagagtttgctggatctacaccaactcgccacagcccagactgaccctcatgtaagcttcacctcTTCATTCTCATCACTGCCATGCCTCTTCAACTTCATTGGTTGGTCTTTGTGGAGTGGAAATTCGCAGACGTAACTTTGTCCAGATGCTACATTGTACCTTTGTCATCATAATTATGATGACAATGTTAAACTGCTCAACACCGAACTGAAATAGGAATTTGGATTACAGTCTAGTGGGAATGCTGATGTGACTTTTTTGACTGCTGAATTGGGGATTGTTGCACTATACAAGACAACTtggagctctttgagaaggtgagatgGAGCAGCTGAAATGTCCTCACTGGCACAAATTCTCCACCTGTTAGCTAGATTTTCAGGGCTGTCTAGAGCTAGTTATGGCTCAGTCTTTTTCAGGAGGAATTGTGAAGTTGTCTTGGATAGTATAAATGTACCAAGtgtcatattcctctgttgcagctgtgacttcctggagactcactatttggatgaggaggtggagatcatcaagcaacttggggactacatcaccaacctgaagcgcctgggagcccctgagaatgggatgggagagtacctgtttgacaggctctccctggaggacagcagttagtgtggcctggagtactgtctgcttggtctgaatgcattccccacttcaccctggacAACCTGTCTCCTTCCAGGGAGAAGGGACTTGGAGCAAAGAATGTGatggctgtaccagctgaatggGAATGAATAAAATCATGTATTGATCttgtttattgtccatcattcagaGCACTGGATATTTTGGGAAATGTCTTATTGAGCGTGAAGGCAGTCCTCTTTCTGTAGTTTGGCTGACCCAATTACTAATTGGACATGAAAACAACTTTTCAATGGATGTATTTACTAACTCTCGATCATTGCACAGTAACTAGTTGGACTTGCTTTTTCTCATGACACAGACTCAAGACTTTCCCCTCTTAATAGGATGAGGTTGGTGTTTCCACAATTGTGGGATGGAAAATCTTCCAGAGGTCAATTAGTACACTTCTGGATACTGTAGGTTCAATTGTAGTTCAGAACTTGTCTTCCTTTTTGAAACAGGAAGTTCCCGTACCTTCTCTAAGGGATAAACCAGACGCCCATTCCATAGAATCTGGGATATCTACGTTCAATGCCAGGTTTCCCTTCCTACAGCCTCCCCTCAGTCACCACTCAGTCACCACGAGCAATGAGATTTGTCACTCGGACACTAATCTAATGGGAAGACAAGTCTGTGATCTGGAGGCTGGATCAGTTGACAAAATGCTGGCGGGAGTAGATATATCAAGTTCTGCTCTCAATCCAGTTGCAGGAACCAGCTAAGTTAGGAAAGACACAGGCTTGATTCATCTGGTGTAACCTCCCCAGCGAGGCCCTACCATGACCAGTATTTTCTATTCTCAGCGTTGTTGTTTTTGGCCTCCTGTGGATGTAGCCTAGGGATCTTGGAGCCGGTTATGGATCAAAGCAGGACcagcactggaggcctgtgaccttcTCTTTCTCCCCATCTCTTGTTCCAGCTAACTGCAGTTGCACCCCCTGCCTGGTTCAATCCCTcttgacagttctgaggaagggtggcTGGACTCACTGTGGGTTGGCTTTTTCATTCCTCCATCTGAGTAACATAGCCCGCTCCATCTTTGCTCACGAAGGAGTCAGTCCACACTGGCGCTGAGCTTTTCCCAATAGCAATCCAAAATTGTCTTTAATGTGGCATCCTCCCCTTCTTCCTCCACCACACCCCCCTTCTCTTCCCAGCGTTCACTCCAACAAGCTACCCAGCCCAgatctgggaaaattcagcacaAACGTTTGCAGAAGCCACTTACCAACAGGTCAGCTGGAATTCCCCTGATCTGTATGAGATTACAATGTCTGCTCTTGATGCTAACCTCCTGCTCAGGGACACCCTGTTCCcttaatcccacatttcccatggctaatctaacaAATCCGAATGCCCCTTGTCACTGTCAGCAATTATCTTTGCCAATCGACCTAATCTGCAACCCATTGGACTAGGGGAGGGAGTcggagcagatggtggaaatccatgcagacacagggagaatgtgcaaactccactcatgTTGCCAAAGGCTCgaattgaaccagagtccctgTGGCTGTGACGTatcagtgctcaccactgagccccCATCACGTCCAAAAGTACCAAACAAAAGGGGGAGGCTGTTGCACAGTCATCAAGTCGTAcatcatggaaatagactcttctgCCCACACAGTCCCTACACACCAGGTTTCCAAAACTCTGtagtgccatttggcccatcttcctCGAAGCCATTCCTTCCCCCATAAGTGTCCAAATGTCTCATCAAAGTGGTAATTATACGCACCTCGAccgcttcttctggcagctcgttccatacacacacacaccaccctctgtgtgaaaacatggtccctcatgtcccttttaaatttttgcccctctcccctcaaaccgatgccctccagttttggactcccctaccctgtcccagcatgctttttatatacagtcaatCTCGAGTGTGCCAAGggcaaggctacatttagtgctcagcaacagttacacttcaggaggtggtgttgagctgcttattacagtccacctggtgtaggagagaccggaatgatgctgctgctgctgctgaggaggggcttctgggatgttcattcacaaacagggatattgttccaggtcaggatggtgataGATTTACATGGAGctgcttcagtgttgctgggcctGCACTGAGCTATAATTGTGAACAATCCCAGCACTATTAATTAATACTTCCTCACTCCGGTCTTAAAGATCGCAGACAGGTTTTGgacagtcaggaaggagttgaGAAGTTCacagcagaattcctagcctgTGACTTCCCAGTTTCTGAGCTGTTCGTTCTACAGAATGCAATGTAAATAGCTGCAGAAACTCTCTGCTTCAAAACATGCTGGAGTTAAGTACCAGTTGTCCTTGAAATTGTTAAGAACTGAATACAGAGATAAAAATGTTGAACATACAATACATTTCCAACAGCTGACAACTGGGCCATTTAAATATAGAGGCCTGAGGCCGACTGTGCGCCTGAGGCACTCAGAATATTTAAAGTTTTAATTTTCGAACTCGGTTTCGTGAGATCTAAAGTCACTGACAATCTGGCAGATTCAAAATGGATCCTTTAAGGACATCAGTTTCCTGTATTAAATGGTCCGGAAGCACATGAATTTTGTTGCTGCACAGCGATAGGAAAATGTTTACTGTCAACAAAATC
This is a stretch of genomic DNA from Stegostoma tigrinum isolate sSteTig4 chromosome 38, sSteTig4.hap1, whole genome shotgun sequence. It encodes these proteins:
- the LOC132206386 gene encoding ferritin, heavy subunit-like, giving the protein YHQDCEAAVNKQINVELTASYLYQSLVSYFDQDDVALPHVSRFFKDQSQVKQERAEKLLKFQNQRGGQVFLQDVKFGKPERDEWGNSLQAMQVALDLEKNVNQSLLDLHQ